Within the Saccharomonospora amisosensis genome, the region GCAGTATCGTGAGACGCGCCCCGAAGTAGCAGGTGACGACAGGGGGCTGGACGTTCGAAAGGAGGAGCGGTGGCCAAGAAGATGGCCAAGAACGGCGACGATCCTTCCGCCAGGGAACGCATCCTCCTCGCCGCGGAGCGGCTGTTCGCCGAACTCGGCTTCGACGCCACACCCACCTCCCGCATCGCGGAGGTCGCAGGTGTGCCAAAGGGCCTGGTGCACTACTATTTCCGGCGCAAACGGGACCTGCTGACCGCACTGGTGGAGCGGCTGCCGGACGAGCGCATCGAGCCTGCCGCCGTGGTGGTGCCCGGCGACATCGCCGAGAGCCTGCGCAGGCTGGTCGCGGAACTCGACCGGCGACTGTCGGCCTCCCAGGTGCTGTCGCACCTGTTGTGGAGGGAAGCCGACACCCACCGTGCCGTGCGTGACGCGCTACGCAGCCGCTACGACGTCCTGGTCACCCAGGTGCGCACTGTGATCATCGCCGCGGCTGGCGCCGGCAGCCTCGCGCTGGCCGACGTCGACAGCGCGGCCGCGCTGCTCGCGCTGGCGGTCAGCTACCGGCACTCGGTGGCACGGCACGCCGAGGACACTCCCGAGGGGCCCGAAGAGATGGAGCGCGAACTGACGTTCATCGCCGACGCGCTGACCGCGCGGGCCTGCGCACCGCGGGAATCAGTGCCCAGCAGCGGGCTCGACTAGCTCCACGAGCACGCCACCCGCGTCCTTGGGGTGGACGAAGTTGATCCTGCTGCCCGCGGTGCCGCGCCTGGCCTCCGGGTAGAGCAGCCGCAGCCCCCTCTCCCGCAACACCGCGCTGGCGGCGTCGACGTCGGTGACGCGGTAGGCCAGCTGCTGCAGCCCGGGACCCTGCCGGTCGAGGAACTTCGCGATCGTCGAGTCGTCACGCAGCGGCGCCAGCAACTGCACGGCGGGGCCGCCGCTGTCACCCGGTGCGTGCAGCATGGCCTCCCGCACACCCTGCTCCTCGTTGACCTCGCTGTGGGTGACCTCGAGGCCGAAGTTTTGCTCGTAGAACTCGATGGCCTGGTCGAGATCGGCCACCGCGACGCCGACGTGGTCGATGGTGGTGATGAAGGGCTTCAATGCCTGCCGCATGACACGTCAGGATAGGCGGTGCGCGGTCGCGAGTGGGGTGACTGTGACACCCGCTGCGTTGGGTCGCGGTGATCCCCACCGATGGGCTACCAGTCGGTATCGTCGACTGGGTCGCTCGTGCGGCGAGGCAAGTGCGATGTCGGTTCGCGATGTCGGGTCGATGACAGGAGGCAGCTGTGTCCGGTTCGGTCATTCTTGGTGCCGCGCGCACCCCCATCGGTCGACTGCTCGGCTCCCTGAAGGACTTCTCGGGTGCCCAGCTCGGCGGGTTCGCCATCAAGGCGGCGCTCGAACGTGCGGGCGTGACGCCGGAGTCGGTGCAGTACACGATCATGGGGCAGGTGCTGACCGCTGGCGCGGGCCAGATTCCGGCCAGGCAGGCCGCCGTCGCCGCGGGCATCCCGATGGACGTCCCCGCGCTGACCGTCAACAAGGTCTGCCTTTCCGGCCTGGACGCCATCGCGCTCGCCGACCAGCTCATCCGCGCGGGCGAGTTCGACCTCGTCGTGGCGGGTGGGCAGGAGTCGATGACGCAGGCGCCGCACCTGTTGCCGAAGTCCCGGGCCGGGTTCAAGTACGGCGACGCGACACTGCTGGACCACATGGCCCACGACGGCTTGTTCTGTGCCTTCGACCAGGTGGCGATGGGTGCCTCGACCGAGAAGTACAACGCGCGCTACGGACTCACCCGTGCCGAGCAGGACGAGTTCGCCGCCCGCTCGCACCAGTTGGCGGCCAAGGCCATCGCGGGCGGCGTCTTCGCGGACGAGATCGTCGAGGTGAGCGTTCCTCGGCGTGGCAAGGACCCGGTCGTGTTCGACACCGACGAAGGCGTGCGCGCCGACACCACGGTGGAGGGCCTCGGCAAGCTGCGCCCCGCGTTCGCCGCCGACGGCACCATCACCGCGGGCTCGGCGTCGCAGATCTCCGACGGCGCTGCCGCCGTCGTGGTCGCCAGCAAGGCCAAGGCGGAGGAACTCGGTGTCGAGCCGCTCGCGGAGATCGGCGCCCACGGCGTGGTCGCCGGTCCGGACGCGAGCTTGCATGAACAGCCTGCCAACGCGATCAATGCCGCGCTCGCCAAGGCCGGTCTCGAAGTCGGCGCGCTGGACCTCGTGGAGATCAACGAGGCGTTCGCCGCCGTGGGCCTGGTGTCCGCGCGCGAACTCGGCCTGGACCTGGACCGGGTCAACGTCAACGGCGGTGCCATCGCGCTGGGTCACCCCATCGGGGCATCCGGTGCGCGGCTGGCGGTGCACCTGACCTACGAGCTGCGTCGCCGTGGCGGCGGGCTCGGCGCCGCGGCGCTGTGCGGCGGTGGCGGCCAGGGTGACGCGCTGCTGATCAGGGTGCCCGCGAAGTCGTGAAGGAAGCCGGTGAGAACACCGCGAACGCCACGAACGTCGAGGACCTGATCGCGAGCGCACGGCAGGGGCAGCCCCGCGCCGTCGCGCGGTTGATCTCGCTGGTGGAGCATGCGCACCCGGCGCTTCAGGAGGTCGCGGCCGCGCTCCTGCCGCACACCGGCCGCGCGCACGTGGTGGGGTTGACCGGGCCTCCCGGCGTCGGCAAGTCGACCTCGACCTCGATGCTGGTGTCGGCACTGCGGGCCGACGGCAACCGGGTCGGCGTGCTCGCCGTCGACCCTTCGTCGCCGTTCTCCGGCGGTGCGCTGCTGGGTGACCGGATACGGATGT harbors:
- a CDS encoding TetR/AcrR family transcriptional regulator; translated protein: MAKNGDDPSARERILLAAERLFAELGFDATPTSRIAEVAGVPKGLVHYYFRRKRDLLTALVERLPDERIEPAAVVVPGDIAESLRRLVAELDRRLSASQVLSHLLWREADTHRAVRDALRSRYDVLVTQVRTVIIAAAGAGSLALADVDSAAALLALAVSYRHSVARHAEDTPEGPEEMERELTFIADALTARACAPRESVPSSGLD
- the mce gene encoding methylmalonyl-CoA epimerase produces the protein MRQALKPFITTIDHVGVAVADLDQAIEFYEQNFGLEVTHSEVNEEQGVREAMLHAPGDSGGPAVQLLAPLRDDSTIAKFLDRQGPGLQQLAYRVTDVDAASAVLRERGLRLLYPEARRGTAGSRINFVHPKDAGGVLVELVEPAAGH
- a CDS encoding acetyl-CoA C-acetyltransferase produces the protein MSGSVILGAARTPIGRLLGSLKDFSGAQLGGFAIKAALERAGVTPESVQYTIMGQVLTAGAGQIPARQAAVAAGIPMDVPALTVNKVCLSGLDAIALADQLIRAGEFDLVVAGGQESMTQAPHLLPKSRAGFKYGDATLLDHMAHDGLFCAFDQVAMGASTEKYNARYGLTRAEQDEFAARSHQLAAKAIAGGVFADEIVEVSVPRRGKDPVVFDTDEGVRADTTVEGLGKLRPAFAADGTITAGSASQISDGAAAVVVASKAKAEELGVEPLAEIGAHGVVAGPDASLHEQPANAINAALAKAGLEVGALDLVEINEAFAAVGLVSARELGLDLDRVNVNGGAIALGHPIGASGARLAVHLTYELRRRGGGLGAAALCGGGGQGDALLIRVPAKS